Proteins from a single region of Pseudodesulfovibrio portus:
- a CDS encoding iron-containing alcohol dehydrogenase — MAVREQVNGFFIPSVTLIGIGASKEIPGKIKALGGKKPLVVTDPGIVATGILKQVTDILDDAKVKYEVYDKTIPNPTDANVAEGVEVYKKAKCDSLITLGGGSSHDCGKGIGLVVSNGGTIHDYEGVDKSTKPMPPYVAVNTTAGTASEMTRFCIITDLSRKVKMAIVDWRVTPGIALDDPLLMVGMPPALTAATGMDALTHAVEAYVSTIATPMTDACAEKAIELIFTHLRPAVANGQDIVAREGMCFAQYLAGMAFNNASLGHVHAMAHQLGGFYDLPHGECNAILLPHVEKFNLIAKIDRFVKMAEIMGENIEGKSPRDAAELALEAIKKLSADVGIPSGLVELGKRYGKDVKAKDIATMTGNAQKDACGFTNPRCPTDDDVTAIYTAAL, encoded by the coding sequence CTCATCGGTATCGGCGCTTCCAAGGAAATCCCCGGCAAGATCAAGGCTCTCGGCGGTAAAAAACCCCTGGTCGTCACCGATCCCGGCATCGTCGCCACCGGAATCCTGAAACAGGTCACCGACATCCTTGATGACGCCAAGGTCAAGTACGAAGTCTACGACAAGACTATCCCCAACCCGACCGATGCCAACGTCGCCGAAGGCGTTGAGGTCTACAAGAAAGCCAAGTGCGACAGCCTGATCACTCTGGGCGGCGGTTCCTCCCATGATTGCGGCAAGGGCATTGGCCTGGTCGTTTCCAACGGCGGCACCATTCATGATTACGAAGGCGTGGACAAGTCCACCAAGCCCATGCCGCCCTACGTCGCCGTCAACACCACGGCCGGCACCGCTTCCGAGATGACCCGTTTCTGCATCATCACCGATCTTTCCCGCAAGGTTAAGATGGCCATCGTGGATTGGCGCGTCACTCCCGGCATCGCCCTGGATGACCCGCTGCTGATGGTCGGCATGCCTCCGGCGCTGACCGCCGCCACCGGCATGGACGCCCTTACCCACGCCGTGGAAGCCTACGTTTCCACCATCGCCACCCCCATGACCGACGCCTGCGCCGAGAAGGCCATCGAGCTGATCTTCACGCACCTGCGCCCCGCAGTGGCCAACGGCCAGGACATCGTTGCCCGTGAAGGCATGTGCTTCGCACAGTACCTCGCCGGTATGGCGTTCAACAACGCCTCTCTGGGTCACGTCCACGCCATGGCTCACCAGCTCGGCGGCTTCTACGACCTTCCGCATGGCGAATGCAACGCCATCCTGCTGCCTCACGTGGAGAAGTTCAACCTCATCGCCAAGATCGACCGCTTCGTCAAGATGGCCGAGATCATGGGCGAGAACATCGAAGGCAAGTCCCCGCGCGACGCGGCCGAACTGGCCCTGGAAGCCATCAAGAAGCTGTCCGCCGACGTCGGCATTCCTTCCGGCCTGGTCGAGCTCGGCAAGCGCTATGGCAAGGATGTCAAGGCCAAGGACATCGCTACCATGACCGGCAACGCCCAGAAGGACGCCTGCGGTTTCACCAATCCCCGTTGTCCCACCGACGACGACGTCACCGCCATCTACACGGCCGCCCTGTAA
- a CDS encoding 4Fe-4S dicluster domain-containing protein, giving the protein MTTVLLNKSYDADFVGQVEKESEQNLSLCYQCGNCTAGCPYSSFYDYPVSQIVRLTQTGQRETVLSSRALWLCASCESCTTRCPNNIDVARVMDVLRHMARRAGHKPEPEIKIFWDTFLNSVEKHGRVFEMGLMAKYIVKTGRVMTDADLGMDLLPKGKLSFRAHDIVGKQNVADIFKRFNKERES; this is encoded by the coding sequence ATGACCACGGTATTACTCAATAAATCCTACGACGCGGACTTTGTCGGCCAAGTGGAAAAGGAAAGCGAGCAGAATCTGTCCCTCTGCTATCAATGCGGGAATTGCACGGCGGGATGCCCCTATTCCTCCTTTTACGACTACCCCGTCAGCCAGATCGTCCGTCTCACCCAAACAGGTCAGCGGGAAACGGTCCTCTCTTCCAGGGCCCTGTGGCTGTGCGCCTCCTGCGAGTCCTGCACCACGCGATGCCCCAACAACATCGACGTGGCCCGGGTCATGGACGTTCTGCGGCACATGGCGCGCCGGGCCGGGCACAAGCCCGAGCCCGAGATCAAGATTTTCTGGGACACCTTCCTGAACTCCGTCGAGAAGCACGGCCGTGTTTTCGAGATGGGGCTCATGGCGAAATACATCGTCAAGACCGGGCGCGTCATGACCGATGCCGACCTGGGCATGGATCTTCTGCCCAAGGGCAAGTTGAGCTTCAGGGCGCATGACATCGTCGGCAAGCAGAACGTGGCCGATATTTTCAAACGCTTTAATAAGGAGCGTGAATCGTGA